The sequence below is a genomic window from Flavobacterium lipolyticum.
ACCACTGCATTTTTAAATACAAACTGTCCATTCATATACGGATAATAACTCTCATCATTAGGATCATTATCTGCTATAATATCGGTTACCCAGCGCGCTCCCATTCCCGGTGCCTGCAGAGCTAGTTCTTCAGCATGCTGTCCTTCTGAATGCAAATGGGTAGATAAGATTCCTTTGGTCAAATCCTCTTCACGGCTTATAACTGCCGCTCCTGCTCCATCTCCAAAAATTACCGAAACTCCACGTCCACGAGTAGTCATATCCAGTCCTGTCGAATGTACTTCTGAACCAATTACCAGGATATTTTTATACATTCCGGTTTTGATATACTGATCGGCAACCGACAATGCATAAACAAAACCAGAACATTGATTTCTAACATCCAGTGCTCCTACAGTACGTAATCCTAAATCACGCTGTACCAAAACTCCAGGTCCTGGAAAATAATAATCCGGACTTAAGGTAGCAAAAACTACAAAATCAATATCTTCTTTGGCGACGCCAGAACGTTCTATAGCAATTTTAGCTGCTTTTACACCCATTGTAGTTGTGGTATCTTCCCCACGAATAATATGTCTACGCTCCTGAATTCCAGTTCTCTCCTGAATCCATTCGTCATTGGTATCAATTATCTTAGACAAATCATCGTTGGTCACAACATTTGAAGGGACATAATATCCTAAGCCCGCTATTTTTGAATGATACATATTGTTTTATTATTTGTTAAAAAATTGTAATGCAAATTTAAGTATACTTTAAAACATTAACGTCCAAATTAGTGTTTTTTTCGTAATTGGCAATTCAATATACTTTAATTATAAATAGGATTCTGACAGTTTATATTCTGAAAAAACAATTTTTACCTGAAAAATGTGAAAAGTATCAAAAATAACACCTAAAATGTAACAAGTTTGAAGTATTTTAGTCAAACATATAGGAATACCAAACTCTAAACTCCTAAAATTCACATTATGAAATTAAAGGTTACATTACTTTTGTTTCTTAACATTGGCTTTTTTGCCTTTGCACAAGAAAATCTCACTTACCAAAAACCATCAAAATCTATCTTAGATTTAGCCGATTACGAAAAAGCTCCTACAGTATCGATGGATACTAAAAAGGAGAATATGTTATTAATGTACAGAAGTACATACAAAACACTCGATGATTTAAACCAGGACGAACTTCGCTTAGGAGGTTTAAGAATTAATCCGGTAACAAACATTTCCAGCTCTGTAACTTATACGACAAATTTAAAGCTAAGAAAAATTAGCGGTAAAGAAGAAGTTCAGGTTTCGGGATTACCTCAAAATCCAAAAATAAGCAACATCCTTTGGTCTCCAAATGACAAGAAAATAGTGTTCTCTCACACCACAAATTCAGGTGTCGAACTTTGGTTTCTGGATGTTGAAACTGCAAAAGCAACGAAACTTACTGAGGCAACTGTTAATGCCAATTTAGGAAATCCGTTTAGCTGGTTCTTAGACAATGAGACTATTTTGGTAAAAATGCTTCCAAAAAACAGAAAACCATTATTGGATCCTAAAAATGATTTACCAACCGGTCCAATTATCTCTAATACAGCAGGAACAAAATCTCAAAACAGAACGTTTCCTGATATGTTGAAAAATCAAAGTGACGAAATTAATTTTGAAAACATCACCACTTCTGAACTTTACAAAGTTAATCTTAACGGAAATGCTACATTGTTTAAAGAAGCTGCAATGTATTACGGAGAAAGAATTTCGCCAGACGGTAATTATATTATGCTGACCACGATTCAAAAACCATTTTCTTACGTAGTTCCTTTATACCGATTCCCATCCAGAACTATTGTTTATGATGCGAGAGGAAAAGAGATCAAAATAGTTAATGAAGTTCCGTTAAACGAAATAATACCAAAAGGTTTTATGGCTGTTCGAAAAGGAAAAAGAGAAATGGCATGGAGAAATGATAAACCTGCAACCTTATCTTATGTTGTGGCTTTAGATGAAGGTGATCCTGCCAATAAGGTTGATTGTAGAGATGAAGTTTTTCTTTGGAACGCTCCTTTTACAAGCGAAGCAACTTCTTTAGCAAAAGTTCCACAGCGTTACGACGATATTATTTGGGGTAATGACAATGTGGCTTTTCTAACAGATCAATGGTACGACACCCGTAATACCAAAACCTACCTGATCAATCCGGCAAACCCAGCTCAACAGCCAAAAGTAATTACAGACAGAAACCAACAGGATGTTTACTCAGATCCTGGAGTTTTTGAAACCAGAAAGAACGAATACAACAAATATGTTCTGGCGATTGAAAAAGACAACGCTTATCGTA
It includes:
- a CDS encoding S9 family peptidase; amino-acid sequence: MKLKVTLLLFLNIGFFAFAQENLTYQKPSKSILDLADYEKAPTVSMDTKKENMLLMYRSTYKTLDDLNQDELRLGGLRINPVTNISSSVTYTTNLKLRKISGKEEVQVSGLPQNPKISNILWSPNDKKIVFSHTTNSGVELWFLDVETAKATKLTEATVNANLGNPFSWFLDNETILVKMLPKNRKPLLDPKNDLPTGPIISNTAGTKSQNRTFPDMLKNQSDEINFENITTSELYKVNLNGNATLFKEAAMYYGERISPDGNYIMLTTIQKPFSYVVPLYRFPSRTIVYDARGKEIKIVNEVPLNEIIPKGFMAVRKGKREMAWRNDKPATLSYVVALDEGDPANKVDCRDEVFLWNAPFTSEATSLAKVPQRYDDIIWGNDNVAFLTDQWYDTRNTKTYLINPANPAQQPKVITDRNQQDVYSDPGVFETRKNEYNKYVLAIEKDNAYRIGDGYTKEGQFPFIDEFNLKTLQSKRIYTSPYKDKKEDLLEIEDFKAGKVLVQIQSKSEYPNYYFRNIKKQNSLTPITSFKNPFESIKNVSKEVIKYKRKDGLELSGTLYLPAGYDKAKKEKLPLLIWAYPAEYKDRNSAGQSTQNSNEFTTPYYGSFVYWVTKGYVVLDDAAFPIIGEGTTEPNDNFMPQLVANAEAAIDAVDALGYINRKKVAIGGHSYGAFMTANLLTHSNLFACGIARSGAYNRTLTPFGFQTEQRNYWEVPEVYTKMSPFMNADKMKTPLLLVHGEADNNPGTFTLQTERYYQALKGLGATARMVILPKEAHSYVAKENILHLLWEQDQFLEKYLKN
- a CDS encoding 3-oxoacyl-ACP synthase III family protein, with protein sequence MYHSKIAGLGYYVPSNVVTNDDLSKIIDTNDEWIQERTGIQERRHIIRGEDTTTTMGVKAAKIAIERSGVAKEDIDFVVFATLSPDYYFPGPGVLVQRDLGLRTVGALDVRNQCSGFVYALSVADQYIKTGMYKNILVIGSEVHSTGLDMTTRGRGVSVIFGDGAGAAVISREEDLTKGILSTHLHSEGQHAEELALQAPGMGARWVTDIIADNDPNDESYYPYMNGQFVFKNAVVRFAEVINEGLEANGLQVSDIDMLIPHQANLRISQFIQNKFKLSDDQVHNNIQKYGNTTAASIPIALTEAWEQGKIKSGDTVVLAAFGSGFTWASAIIKW